A window from Citrus sinensis cultivar Valencia sweet orange chromosome 3, DVS_A1.0, whole genome shotgun sequence encodes these proteins:
- the LOC102614451 gene encoding pre-mRNA-processing factor 39-1 isoform X2 has product MGDSETLVAETSVVMSYNSAGYTNAAYAEAGTNAGPDASAFASGTTGGYVAPGQSADAAYSVPSVADGNAYNMDPNAVMQQAPGVGAPGSGDNVATSENEAMGSSQAAGYNSMNGNVVNEAGNATSTENGTSLGIESGAAAGQELVDGSVPAMSGEEDRLWNIVKANSSDFSAWTALLEETEKLAQDNIVKIRRVYDAFLAEFPLCYGYWKKYADHEARVGSMDKVVEVYERAVQGVTYSVDIWLHYCIFAINTYGDPETIRRLFERGLAYVGTDYLSFPLWDKYIEYEYMQQEWSRVAMIYTRILENPIQQLDRYFSSFKEFAASRPLSELRTAEEVDAAAVAVAAAPSETGAEVKANEEEVQPDATEQTSKPVSAGLTEAEELEKYIAVREEMYKKAKEFDSKIIGFETAIRRPYFHVKPLSVTELENWHNYLDFIERDGDFNKVVKLYERCLIACANYPEYWIRYVLCMEASGSMDLAHNALARATHVFVKRLPEIHLFAARFKEQNGDIDGARAAYQLVHTETSPGLLEAIIKHANMERRLGNLEDAFSLYEQAIAIEKGKEHSQTLPMLYAQYSRFLHLVSRNAEKARQILVDSLDHVQLSKPLLEALIHFESIQSSPKQIDFLEQLVEKFLMSNSDSPSTANAAEREELSCVFLEFLGLFGDAQLIKKAEDRHARLFLPHRSTSELRKRHAEDFLASERAKMAKSYSGAPSPAQSLMGAYPSSQNPWAAGYGVQPQTWPPATQAQAQQWNQQAAYGAYSAYGSSYPTPQTSVPQNAAYGAYPPAYPAQQTFPQQGYSQPSAAATVTPAQQPASVSQTYYGSYY; this is encoded by the exons ATGGGAGACAGTGAAACACTAGTTGCTGAAACATCTGTGGTTATGAGTTATAACTCTGCGGGCTATACTAATGCTGCCTATGCTGAGGCTGGCACAAATGCTGGTCCTGATGCCAGTGCCTTTGCCTCAGGGACTACTGGAGGTTATGTTGCTCCTGGGCAATCGGCAGATGCAGCTTATTCAGTACCTAGTGTAGCTGATGGAAATGCATATAATATGGATCCTAATGCTGTTATGCAACAAGCCCCAGGTGTTGGGGCCCCTGGCAGTGGTGATAATGTTGCTACTTCAGAAAATGAAGCCATGGGGTCATCTCAAGCTGCTGGTTATAATTCTATGAATGGTAATGTTGTAAATGAAGCAGGAAATGCCACATCAACAGAAAATGGAACCTCTTTGGGTATTGAAAGTGGGGCTGCTGCTGGACAAGAGCTTGTGGATGGTTCTG TGCCAGCAATGTCAGGTGAAGAAGATCGGCTATGGAACATTGTGAAGGCCAATTCTTCTGACTTTAGTGCATGGACTGCCCTACTTGAAGAGACAGAGAAGCTGGCACAG GAcaatatagtaaaaataagAAGAGTGTATGATGCTTTTCTGGCTGAATTTCCTTTGTGCTATGGTTATTGGAAGAAGTATGCTGATCACGAGGCACGCGTGGGCTCCATGGACAAAGTTGTGGAAGTTTACGAACGGGCAGTTCAAGGGGTGACATATTCAGTAGACATTTGGTTGCATTACTGCATATTTGCCATAAACACATATGGAGATCCTGAAACCATCCGAAG GCTTTTTGAACGAGGGTTGGCTTATGTTGGGACAGATTACTTGTCATTCCCACTTTGGGACAAATACATTGAATATGAATACATGCAGCAGGAGTGGAGTCGCGTTGCAATGATTTACACTAGGATTTTAGAGAATCCGATTCAACAGTTAGATCGGTATTTCAGCAG TTTCAAGGAGTTTGCTGCAAGTCGACCTTTATCTGAATTAAGGACTGCTGAGGAAGTCgatgctgctgctgttgctgtTGCAGCAGCACCTTCAGAGACTGGTGCTGAAGTTAAAGCAAATGAGGAAGAGGTTCAGCCTGATGCTACTGAACAAACTTCTAAACCTGTTAGTGCTGGCTTAACAGAAGCGGAGGAGTTGGAGAAGTATATCGCTGTCAGAGAAGAGATGTATAAGAAAGCTAAAGAGTTTGATTCTAAGATCATTGGTTTTGAAACAGCTATCAGGAGGccatattttcatgtcaagcCACTAAGTGTCACTGAGCTTGAAAACTGGCATAACTATCTGGACTTTATAGAAAGAGATGGTGATTTCAACAAG GTAGTTAAGCTATATGAAAGATGTTTGATAGCATGTGCCAATTATCCTGAGTACTGGATACGATATGTTTTGTGCATGGAAGCCAGTGGAAGTATGGATCTTGCGCATAATGCACTTGCTCGTGCAACTCATGTCTTTGTCAAG AGGCTGCCAGAGATTCATCTTTTTGCTGCCCGATTCAAAGAGCAGAATGGGGATATAGATGGCGCTCGAGCTGCTTATCAACTTGTACATACAGAAACTTCTCCTGGTCTTCTTGAAGCAATTATTAAGCATGCCAACATGGAACGACGGCTG GGGAATCTTGAAGATGCCTTTTCGTTATATGAACAGGCCATTGCTATTGAAAAAGGGAAAGAGCATTCACAAACATTACCAATGTTGTATGCTCAGTACTCTAGATTTTTGCACCTG GTTTCTAGAAATGCAGAGAAAGCCCGGCAAATTCTTGTTGACTCGCTTGACCATGTTCAGCTGTCAAAACCACTTCTAGAG GCCTTGATTCATTTCGAGTCTATTCAGTCTTCACCAAAGCAAATTGATTTTCTGGAGCAATTGGTTGAGAAGTTCCTTATGTCAAATTCAGATAGCCCCAGCACTGCAAATGCAGCTGAGAGGGAAGAGCTGTCTTGCGTTTTTCTAGAG TTTTTGGGTCTCTTTGGGGATGCACAGTTGATCAAGAAGGCTGAAGATAGGCATGCCAGACTTTTCTTACCTCATAGAAGCACATCAGAACTAAGGAAACGTCATGCAGAGGATTTTTTAGCCTCAGAGAGGGCTAAGATGGCCAAATCTTATTCTGGCGCTCCTTCACCAGCCCAATCATTGATGGGTGCTTATCCAAGTTCACAAAACCCTTGGGCAGCTGGCTATGGCGTTCAGCCACAAACTTGGCCACCGGCGACACAGGCACAGGCACAACAATGGAATCAACAG GCCGCGTATGGTGCATATAGTGCTTATGGCAGCAGTTATCCTACTCCACAAACATCAGTACCACAGAATGCTGCTTATGGTGCTTATCCTCCTGCATATCCCGCCCAG CAGACCTTTCCTCAACAAGGTTACTCGCAACCTAGTGCAGCGGCAACAGTAACCCCAGCTCAGCAACCTGCCTCAGTCTCGCAGACTTATTATGGAAGTTATTATTGA
- the LOC102611210 gene encoding uncharacterized protein LOC102611210 isoform X2, which produces MYPRPRVRIKEQQQEEEKAENHFSPPNDKGSILFLRVLESLALPDSSSTKENQSGSPPSIARIKKACNSASKDISKDIKQNHKVRSVMRPRAVLSSPDNDRLIGNGNKFDNKRCSSSTKKLILDRQNKMPAKTTPIKAVTPPVTVSFGARSGLARTKSFKGESES; this is translated from the exons A TGTACCCACGGCCAAGAGTCAGAATCAAGGAACAAcagcaagaagaagaaaaagcagAGAATCACTTTTCTCCTCCAAATGACAAGGGATCCATTCTGTTCCTGAGGGTTCTTGAATCTCTTGCTTTACCAGACAGCTCTTCAACCA AGGAAAATCAAAGCGGTTCACCACCTTCAATTGCCAGAATTAAAAAGGCTTGTAACTCTGCATCCAAAGATATCAGCAAGGACATCAAACAAAACCACAAAGTCAGATCAGTTATGCGTCCTCGTGCAGTCTTATCCAGTCCTG ATAACGACAGATTGATTGGAAACGGAAACAAGTTTGATAACAAAAGATGTTCATCATCTACGAAGAAGCTTATTCTTGATCGGCAGAACAAAATGCCAGCCAAAACTACACCAATTAAAGCCGTAACTCCTCCTGTAACTGTTTCATTTGGTGCCAGGAGTGGCCTTGCTCGAACTAAATCTTTCAAGGGAGAAAGCGAGTCTTga
- the LOC102614451 gene encoding pre-mRNA-processing factor 39-1 isoform X3, translating into MQQEWSRVAMIYTRILENPIQQLDRYFSSFKEFAASRPLSELRTAEEVDAAAVAVAAAPSETGAEVKANEEEVQPDATEQTSKPVSAGLTEAEELEKYIAVREEMYKKAKEFDSKIIGFETAIRRPYFHVKPLSVTELENWHNYLDFIERDGDFNKVVKLYERCLIACANYPEYWIRYVLCMEASGSMDLAHNALARATHVFVKRLPEIHLFAARFKEQNGDIDGARAAYQLVHTETSPGLLEAIIKHANMERRLGNLEDAFSLYEQAIAIEKGKEHSQTLPMLYAQYSRFLHLVSRNAEKARQILVDSLDHVQLSKPLLEALIHFESIQSSPKQIDFLEQLVEKFLMSNSDSPSTANAAEREELSCVFLEFLGLFGDAQLIKKAEDRHARLFLPHRSTSELRKRHAEDFLASERAKMAKSYSGAPSPAQSLMGAYPSSQNPWAAGYGVQPQTWPPATQAQAQQWNQQAAYGAYSAYGSSYPTPQTSVPQNAAYGAYPPAYPAQQTFPQQGYSQPSAAATVTPAQQPASVSQTYYGSYY; encoded by the exons ATGCAGCAGGAGTGGAGTCGCGTTGCAATGATTTACACTAGGATTTTAGAGAATCCGATTCAACAGTTAGATCGGTATTTCAGCAG TTTCAAGGAGTTTGCTGCAAGTCGACCTTTATCTGAATTAAGGACTGCTGAGGAAGTCgatgctgctgctgttgctgtTGCAGCAGCACCTTCAGAGACTGGTGCTGAAGTTAAAGCAAATGAGGAAGAGGTTCAGCCTGATGCTACTGAACAAACTTCTAAACCTGTTAGTGCTGGCTTAACAGAAGCGGAGGAGTTGGAGAAGTATATCGCTGTCAGAGAAGAGATGTATAAGAAAGCTAAAGAGTTTGATTCTAAGATCATTGGTTTTGAAACAGCTATCAGGAGGccatattttcatgtcaagcCACTAAGTGTCACTGAGCTTGAAAACTGGCATAACTATCTGGACTTTATAGAAAGAGATGGTGATTTCAACAAG GTAGTTAAGCTATATGAAAGATGTTTGATAGCATGTGCCAATTATCCTGAGTACTGGATACGATATGTTTTGTGCATGGAAGCCAGTGGAAGTATGGATCTTGCGCATAATGCACTTGCTCGTGCAACTCATGTCTTTGTCAAG AGGCTGCCAGAGATTCATCTTTTTGCTGCCCGATTCAAAGAGCAGAATGGGGATATAGATGGCGCTCGAGCTGCTTATCAACTTGTACATACAGAAACTTCTCCTGGTCTTCTTGAAGCAATTATTAAGCATGCCAACATGGAACGACGGCTG GGGAATCTTGAAGATGCCTTTTCGTTATATGAACAGGCCATTGCTATTGAAAAAGGGAAAGAGCATTCACAAACATTACCAATGTTGTATGCTCAGTACTCTAGATTTTTGCACCTG GTTTCTAGAAATGCAGAGAAAGCCCGGCAAATTCTTGTTGACTCGCTTGACCATGTTCAGCTGTCAAAACCACTTCTAGAG GCCTTGATTCATTTCGAGTCTATTCAGTCTTCACCAAAGCAAATTGATTTTCTGGAGCAATTGGTTGAGAAGTTCCTTATGTCAAATTCAGATAGCCCCAGCACTGCAAATGCAGCTGAGAGGGAAGAGCTGTCTTGCGTTTTTCTAGAG TTTTTGGGTCTCTTTGGGGATGCACAGTTGATCAAGAAGGCTGAAGATAGGCATGCCAGACTTTTCTTACCTCATAGAAGCACATCAGAACTAAGGAAACGTCATGCAGAGGATTTTTTAGCCTCAGAGAGGGCTAAGATGGCCAAATCTTATTCTGGCGCTCCTTCACCAGCCCAATCATTGATGGGTGCTTATCCAAGTTCACAAAACCCTTGGGCAGCTGGCTATGGCGTTCAGCCACAAACTTGGCCACCGGCGACACAGGCACAGGCACAACAATGGAATCAACAG GCCGCGTATGGTGCATATAGTGCTTATGGCAGCAGTTATCCTACTCCACAAACATCAGTACCACAGAATGCTGCTTATGGTGCTTATCCTCCTGCATATCCCGCCCAG CAGACCTTTCCTCAACAAGGTTACTCGCAACCTAGTGCAGCGGCAACAGTAACCCCAGCTCAGCAACCTGCCTCAGTCTCGCAGACTTATTATGGAAGTTATTATTGA
- the LOC102614451 gene encoding pre-mRNA-processing factor 39-1 isoform X1, with protein MGDSETLVAETSVVMSYNSAGYTNAAYAEAGTNAGPDASAFASGTTGGYVAPGQSADAAYSVPSVADGNAYNMDPNAVMQQAPGVGAPGSGDNVATSENEAMGSSQAAGYNSMNGNVVNEAGNATSTENGTSLGIESGAAAGQELVDGSVPAMSGEEDRLWNIVKANSSDFSAWTALLEETEKLAQDNIVKIRRVYDAFLAEFPLCYGYWKKYADHEARVGSMDKVVEVYERAVQGVTYSVDIWLHYCIFAINTYGDPETIRRLFERGLAYVGTDYLSFPLWDKYIEYEYMQQEWSRVAMIYTRILENPIQQLDRYFSSFKEFAASRPLSELRTAEEVDAAAVAVAAAPSETGAEVKANEEEVQPDATEQTSKPVSAGLTEAEELEKYIAVREEMYKKAKEFDSKIIGFETAIRRPYFHVKPLSVTELENWHNYLDFIERDGDFNKVVKLYERCLIACANYPEYWIRYVLCMEASGSMDLAHNALARATHVFVKRLPEIHLFAARFKEQNGDIDGARAAYQLVHTETSPGLLEAIIKHANMERRLGNLEDAFSLYEQAIAIEKGKEHSQTLPMLYAQYSRFLHLVSRNAEKARQILVDSLDHVQLSKPLLEALIHFESIQSSPKQIDFLEQLVEKFLMSNSDSPSTANAAEREELSCVFLEFLGLFGDAQLIKKAEDRHARLFLPHRSTSELRKRHAEDFLASERAKMAKSYSGAPSPAQSLMGAYPSSQNPWAAGYGVQPQTWPPATQAQAQQWNQQAAYGAYSAYGSSYPTPQTSVPQNAAYGAYPPAYPAQTFPQQGYSQPSAAATVTPAQQPASVSQTYYGSYY; from the exons ATGGGAGACAGTGAAACACTAGTTGCTGAAACATCTGTGGTTATGAGTTATAACTCTGCGGGCTATACTAATGCTGCCTATGCTGAGGCTGGCACAAATGCTGGTCCTGATGCCAGTGCCTTTGCCTCAGGGACTACTGGAGGTTATGTTGCTCCTGGGCAATCGGCAGATGCAGCTTATTCAGTACCTAGTGTAGCTGATGGAAATGCATATAATATGGATCCTAATGCTGTTATGCAACAAGCCCCAGGTGTTGGGGCCCCTGGCAGTGGTGATAATGTTGCTACTTCAGAAAATGAAGCCATGGGGTCATCTCAAGCTGCTGGTTATAATTCTATGAATGGTAATGTTGTAAATGAAGCAGGAAATGCCACATCAACAGAAAATGGAACCTCTTTGGGTATTGAAAGTGGGGCTGCTGCTGGACAAGAGCTTGTGGATGGTTCTG TGCCAGCAATGTCAGGTGAAGAAGATCGGCTATGGAACATTGTGAAGGCCAATTCTTCTGACTTTAGTGCATGGACTGCCCTACTTGAAGAGACAGAGAAGCTGGCACAG GAcaatatagtaaaaataagAAGAGTGTATGATGCTTTTCTGGCTGAATTTCCTTTGTGCTATGGTTATTGGAAGAAGTATGCTGATCACGAGGCACGCGTGGGCTCCATGGACAAAGTTGTGGAAGTTTACGAACGGGCAGTTCAAGGGGTGACATATTCAGTAGACATTTGGTTGCATTACTGCATATTTGCCATAAACACATATGGAGATCCTGAAACCATCCGAAG GCTTTTTGAACGAGGGTTGGCTTATGTTGGGACAGATTACTTGTCATTCCCACTTTGGGACAAATACATTGAATATGAATACATGCAGCAGGAGTGGAGTCGCGTTGCAATGATTTACACTAGGATTTTAGAGAATCCGATTCAACAGTTAGATCGGTATTTCAGCAG TTTCAAGGAGTTTGCTGCAAGTCGACCTTTATCTGAATTAAGGACTGCTGAGGAAGTCgatgctgctgctgttgctgtTGCAGCAGCACCTTCAGAGACTGGTGCTGAAGTTAAAGCAAATGAGGAAGAGGTTCAGCCTGATGCTACTGAACAAACTTCTAAACCTGTTAGTGCTGGCTTAACAGAAGCGGAGGAGTTGGAGAAGTATATCGCTGTCAGAGAAGAGATGTATAAGAAAGCTAAAGAGTTTGATTCTAAGATCATTGGTTTTGAAACAGCTATCAGGAGGccatattttcatgtcaagcCACTAAGTGTCACTGAGCTTGAAAACTGGCATAACTATCTGGACTTTATAGAAAGAGATGGTGATTTCAACAAG GTAGTTAAGCTATATGAAAGATGTTTGATAGCATGTGCCAATTATCCTGAGTACTGGATACGATATGTTTTGTGCATGGAAGCCAGTGGAAGTATGGATCTTGCGCATAATGCACTTGCTCGTGCAACTCATGTCTTTGTCAAG AGGCTGCCAGAGATTCATCTTTTTGCTGCCCGATTCAAAGAGCAGAATGGGGATATAGATGGCGCTCGAGCTGCTTATCAACTTGTACATACAGAAACTTCTCCTGGTCTTCTTGAAGCAATTATTAAGCATGCCAACATGGAACGACGGCTG GGGAATCTTGAAGATGCCTTTTCGTTATATGAACAGGCCATTGCTATTGAAAAAGGGAAAGAGCATTCACAAACATTACCAATGTTGTATGCTCAGTACTCTAGATTTTTGCACCTG GTTTCTAGAAATGCAGAGAAAGCCCGGCAAATTCTTGTTGACTCGCTTGACCATGTTCAGCTGTCAAAACCACTTCTAGAG GCCTTGATTCATTTCGAGTCTATTCAGTCTTCACCAAAGCAAATTGATTTTCTGGAGCAATTGGTTGAGAAGTTCCTTATGTCAAATTCAGATAGCCCCAGCACTGCAAATGCAGCTGAGAGGGAAGAGCTGTCTTGCGTTTTTCTAGAG TTTTTGGGTCTCTTTGGGGATGCACAGTTGATCAAGAAGGCTGAAGATAGGCATGCCAGACTTTTCTTACCTCATAGAAGCACATCAGAACTAAGGAAACGTCATGCAGAGGATTTTTTAGCCTCAGAGAGGGCTAAGATGGCCAAATCTTATTCTGGCGCTCCTTCACCAGCCCAATCATTGATGGGTGCTTATCCAAGTTCACAAAACCCTTGGGCAGCTGGCTATGGCGTTCAGCCACAAACTTGGCCACCGGCGACACAGGCACAGGCACAACAATGGAATCAACAG GCCGCGTATGGTGCATATAGTGCTTATGGCAGCAGTTATCCTACTCCACAAACATCAGTACCACAGAATGCTGCTTATGGTGCTTATCCTCCTGCATATCCCGCCCAG ACCTTTCCTCAACAAGGTTACTCGCAACCTAGTGCAGCGGCAACAGTAACCCCAGCTCAGCAACCTGCCTCAGTCTCGCAGACTTATTATGGAAGTTATTATTGA
- the LOC102611210 gene encoding uncharacterized protein LOC102611210 isoform X1, whose amino-acid sequence MYPRPRVRIKEQQQEEEKAENHFSPPNDKGSILFLRVLESLALPDSSSTKENQSGSPPSIARIKKACNSASKDISKDIKQNHKVRSVMRPRAVLSSPDNDRLIGNGNKFDNKRCSSSTKKLILDRQNKMPAKTTPIKAVTPPVTVSFGARSGLARTKSFKGESES is encoded by the exons a TGTACCCACGGCCAAGAGTCAGAATCAAGGAACAAcagcaagaagaagaaaaagcagAGAATCACTTTTCTCCTCCAAATGACAAGGGATCCATTCTGTTCCTGAGGGTTCTTGAATCTCTTGCTTTACCAGACAGCTCTTCAACCA AGGAAAATCAAAGCGGTTCACCACCTTCAATTGCCAGAATTAAAAAGGCTTGTAACTCTGCATCCAAAGATATCAGCAAGGACATCAAACAAAACCACAAAGTCAGATCAGTTATGCGTCCTCGTGCAGTCTTATCCAGTCCTG ATAACGACAGATTGATTGGAAACGGAAACAAGTTTGATAACAAAAGATGTTCATCATCTACGAAGAAGCTTATTCTTGATCGGCAGAACAAAATGCCAGCCAAAACTACACCAATTAAAGCCGTAACTCCTCCTGTAACTGTTTCATTTGGTGCCAGGAGTGGCCTTGCTCGAACTAAATCTTTCAAGGGAGAAAGCGAGTCTTga
- the LOC102613459 gene encoding uncharacterized protein LOC102613459, giving the protein MLLRSSSTPVLGSLLSPIQEGPNSNHETNATFKHHLPPPSPTTTIHHSHSYNKLPCAAFNIPTVSCHSSPRSSPSVADHKGIRRAQSEGNLAGLAHASCKDEEEHLYNANQPNSNKRVLGRYKCSVLKSIPSFSSVDEDDEELLQNIRGGGGGETVTAAGGGEFRLNNGMAGTALSEEVKVMEALWNAGFEQERGTVGQEMYLAKGLGVGGRGGRGGGTGGGGSGFYPAGSGGDSQGVEEYYKKMVEENPGNPLFLSNYAQFLYQSKQDLPKAEEYYSRAILADPGDGEILSQYANLVWELHNDQDRAATYYERAVHASPEDSHVHASYAGFLWETEEDNDECDAPSELDSNTLQIGHAAVASANA; this is encoded by the exons ATGTTGCTAAGAAGCTCCTCGACACCAGTTCTAGGTTCTCTCCTTTCTCCAATCCAAGAGGGTCCCAACAGCAACCATGAAACCAACGCCACCTTCAAGCACCACCTGCCACCACCGTCACCGACCACCACCATTCACCACAGCCACAGCTACAACAAACTCCCGTGTGCGGCCTTTAATATTCCTACAGTCTCCTGCCATTCCTCTCCCAGGTCGTCTCCCTCTGTCGCCGACCACAAAGGCATTCGCCGGGCGCAATCCGAAGGGAACTTGGCAGGCCTAGCTCATGCTTCTTGCAAGGATGAGGAGGAACATCTCTATAATGCAAACCAACCCAACAGCAATAAGAGGGTTTTAGGGAGATACAAATGCTCGGTGTTGAAATCAATACCATCTTTTTCGTCCGTGGATGAAGACGATGAGGAGTTGTTGCAGAATATAAGAGGAGGAGGAGGGGGAGAGACGGTCACGGCCGCGGGAGGTGGTGAATTTAGATTGAACAATGGAATGGCAGGCACGGCGCTTAGTGAGGAGGTGAAAGTCATGGAAGCACTTTGGAATGCTGGTTTTGAACAGGAAAGAGGGACAGTTGGTCAAGAGATGTACCTGGCAAAGGGACTTGGCGTTGGTGGCAGAGGTGGCAGAGGAGGAGGAACTGGAGGTGGAGGCAGCGGGTTTTATCCAGCAGGCTCCGGTGGGGACAGCCAAGGGGTCGAGGAGTATTATAAGAAGATGGTCGAGGAAAATCCAGGGAACCCTTTGTTCTTGAGTAATTATGCCCAATTTTTGTATCAG TCCAAGCAAGATCTTCCCAAGGCAGAGGAGTACTACTCTCGAGCCATTCTAGCAGATCCTGGAGATGGAGAAATTCTATCACAATATGCCAACTTAGTGTGGGAGCTTCATAATGACCAAGACAGAGCTGCTACTTACTATGAAAGAGCAGTCCACGCTTCCCCTGAAGATAG CCATGTTCATGCATCATATGCTGGTTTCCTCTGGGAAACAGAGGAAGACAATGATGAATGTGATGCACCGAGTGAGCTTGACTCCAACACCCTACAGATTGGTCATGCAGCTGTAGCTTCTGCAAATgcttaa
- the LOC102613965 gene encoding nuclear transport factor 2, with protein MASQYPAPMQVGSYFVGQYYQVLQQQPDLVHQFYSDASSMIRVDGDSTESASSMLDIHSLVISLNFTAIEIKTINSLGSWNGGVLVMVSGSVKTKEFSRRRKFVQTFFLAPQEKGYFVLNDIFHFLDEEPVYQHPAPVLSENKFDVQHDASSPIPEQAGLAASDYVLEEEAREYVSSVHIEDDATDNYSLPEQQQDEEPESEEVDEEIPAEEIPASFQTDVSPVQPPPAPAVEEPVDEPQRKTYASILRVSKSQSTSFVATQPSFTKTASTTSDWNPAPQPTTQQSNYTSSFVPESGVSSHMPESGFEAVDDSLGLDEGEVKSVYVRNLPSTVTAFEIEEEFQNFGRIKPDGVFVRNRKDVVGVCYAFVEFEDISGVQNAIQASPIQLAGRQVYIEERRPNTGSTSRGGRRGRGRGSYQTDAPRGRFGGRGLGRGSAQDGGDYNRSRGNGFYQRGSQ; from the exons ATGGCCTCTCAATATCCAGCGCCTATGCAG GTTGGTTCGTATTTTGTGGGGCAATACTATCAGGTACTTCAACAACAACCTGATCTTGTTCATCAGTTTTACTCTGATGCCAGTTCCATGATTCGGGTCGATGGAGATTCCACTGAGTCTGCTTCTTCAATGCTG GATATTCATTCACTCGTCATCTCGCTAAATTTCACTGCAATTGAGATCAAGACAATCAATTCACTTGGTTCTTGGAATGGAGGTGTATTGGTGATGGTTTCAGGTTCTGTCAAAACTAAGGAATTCAGCAGAAGAAGGAAATTTGTGCAGACCTTTTTCCTTGCTCCTCAAGAGAAGGGTTACTTCGTTCTTAATGATATTTTCCACTTCCTTGATGAAGAACCGGTTTACCAACATCCAGCTCCTGTGTTGTCAGAAAATAAGTTTGACGTACAACATGATGCTTCTAGCCCCATCCCTGAACAAGCAG GTTTAGCAGCTTCTGATTATGTCTTGGAAGAAGAGGCTAGAGAGTATGTAAGCTCAGTTCATATTGAAGATGATGCAACTGATAATTACAGTCTCCCAGAGCAACAGCAGGATGAAGAACCTGAATCTGAAGAAGTGGATGAGGAAATTCCCGCAGAAGAAATTCCTGCATCGTTTCAAACTGATGTGAGCCCTGTGCAGCCCCCACCGGCCCCTGCTGTGGAAGAGCCCGTGGACGAGCCTCAAAGGAAAACTTATGCTTCTATT TTGCGAGTATCTAAGAGCCAGAGTACATCATTTGTTGCCACTCAGCCATCATTTACCAAAACCGCCTCAACTACATCAGATTGGAATCCTGCTCCCCAGCCCACTACCCAGCAGTCAAATTACACATCATCATTTGTGCCTGAATCCGGAGTTTCATCACATATGCCTGAATCTGGATTTGAAGCAGTGGATGACAGCTTGGGCTTAGATGAAG GTGAGGTGAAATCTGTCTATGTGAGAAACTTGCCCTCTACTGTTACtgcttttgaaattgaggAGGAGTTTCAGAACTTTGGCAGAATCAAGCCTGATGGTGTTTTTGTTAGAAACCGGAAG GATGTTGTTGGTGTTTGCTACGCGTTTGTTGAGTTTGAAGACATTTCTGGTGTTCAAAATGCTATCCAG GCGTCTCCAATACAGTTAGCTGGAAGGCAAGTCTACATTGAGGAGCGGAGACCAAACACTGGCAGTACTTCTCGAGGAGGAA GAAGGGGAAGAGGCAGGGGAAGTTACCAAACAGATGCTCCAAGGGGACGCTTCGGTGGTCGTGGTTTAGGCAGGGGTAGTGCCCAAGATGGTGGCGACTATAACAGATCGAGAGGCAATGGTTTCTATCAACGTGGTTCACAATGA